The Trypanosoma brucei brucei TREU927 chromosome 9, whole genome shotgun sequence genome includes a window with the following:
- a CDS encoding hypothetical protein, conserved (similar to HSP, ORP140, Calcium binding protein) codes for MRVLANEIRRMLVAFLLTAAFGYDVTSANVIGVDFGSDYIEVAGPINGVNVDIILNEQSHRKTDNYIGFRNGERSIGAQAKSLAARFPTNMIAMINHLVGITYNSSDFANFKKLQCEFDPHPEERGTVGFRFEDNNDTYTAEEIYAMMLNYCRSISEKAGVPNPQNVVITLPFHSSLGRRQTILEAARLVHINTLGLLHSTTATALYYGVRRRGFGNRTVHLLVYDIGSTHTEVGVYKFSPPVQEQGKRTKNVESFGTLTTMGIVSDATLGGRALDSCIAKGIEAEAISKMKISPVLGGSTVSQRKAQFSLFRAAKRAREVLSVNSKTPVTVEGIAPDRDFSTEVSRKEFETNCSELLKRFPRVAQEAVTKSSLTLKDIDAFEMMGGASRTPKIISDLSTFWGKEVNRTLNSDEAAAMGAAYYALRLSPHYRPHSFRIIERVPYTFLFAVSPEVKNSSNSKRMLANNPIIGSRWSITVNRTDDFSIQLFDSDARIGNVNITGVKGALERLGFFQPKLNHTNNSHIIRIQVRFNESGLLEVEEAGVFYRYAVNVSSSTKTTGVQADSNSSNESGYVVEMKRKSARLSARVTFTNPEPLSYELLNNSRVKIFQLLEKERKKHEAATAKNNLETYLFWAKTEGILENTTALEPYTPEEVNSLKNALAEAQEWLEDGDGSNESCSKEEYENKLATLKELVKNSGKNKNTTNTTSGSDDAVKGDL; via the coding sequence ATGAGAGTGCTTGCAAATGAAATCAGGCGGATGCTTGTGGCCTTTCTTTTAACCGCAGCTTTCGGATACGATGTAACTTCTGCTAATGTTATAGGGGTTGACTTTGGCTCAGATTACATTGAGGTCGCAGGCCCTATAAATGGAGTAAACGTTGACATAATTTTAAACGAGCAGTCCCATCGAAAGACAGACAATTATATTGGTTTCAGGAATGGAGAGAGATCAATAGGTGCTCAAGCAAAGTCTCTGGCGGCTCGCTTCCCTACCAATATGATAGCGATGATCAATCACCTGGTTGGTATTACTTACAATTCGTCTGACTTTGCGAACTTCAAAAAACTTCAATGTGAATTCGACCCACATCCGGAGGAACGGGGTACGGTTGGATTCAGATTTGAAGACAATAATGACACATACACGGCTGAGGAAATTTATGCCATGATGCTAAACTACTGCCGAAGTATCTCTGAAAAAGCCGGTGTGCCAAACCCCCAAAATGTGGTTATCACCTTACCTTTTCATTCATCGCTGGGGAGGAGACAAACTATTTTGGAAGCTGCGCGCTTGGTCCATATTAATACGTTGGGTTTGTTGCACAGTACCACTGCCACGGCCTTATATTACGGTGTGCGTCGCAGAGGATTCGGGAACAGGACCGTTCATCTCCTTGTTTACGACATCGgtagcacacacacagaagtTGGTGTATATAAATTTTCTCCACCAGTTCAAGAACAGGGGAAGAGGACGAAAAACGTCGAGAGTTTTGGAACACTAACAACGATGGGTATAGTTTCTGATGCAACCTTAGGCGGTAGAGCACTGGATTCATGCATTGCAAAGGGTATCGAAGCAGAGGCTATTTCTAAAATGAAGATTTCGCCGGTACTGGGTGGATCAACGGTTTCTCAGAGAAAGGCTCagttttctttatttcggGCAGCTAAGAGGGCTAGGGAGGTTCTTTCTGTTAATAGCAAGACTCCAGTCACGGTTGAAGGTATTGCCCCCGATAGAGATTTTAGCACAGAGGTTTCAAGAAAAGAATTCGAAACAAACTGCTCCGAGTTGCTCAAACGATTTCCTCGTGTAGCTCAGGAAGCTGTGACGAAGTCATCTCTGACTTTGAAGGACATTGATGCCTTTGAAATGATGGGTGGCGCTTCACGAACtccaaaaataataagtgACCTATCCACCTTTTGGGGGAAGGAGGTGAATAGAACTTTAAATTCAGACGAAGCTGCCGCAATGGGTGCTGCATATTATGCTCTTCGGCTGTCTCCACATTATCGCCCCCACTCATTCCGGATAATTGAGCGCGTCCCATACACGTTTTTATTCGCAGTCAGTCCAGAGGTGAAGAACTCTTCGAACTCAAAGAGAATGCTCGCCAACAACCCCATCATTGGGTCAAGATGGAGCATAACTGTGAATCGCACTGATGATTTTTCAATTCAACTCTTCGATTCAGATGCGCGTATCGGGAACGTTAATATCACTGGTGTGAAAGGGGCATTGGAAAGGCTTGGGTTCTTTCAACCCAAACTTAACCACACAAACAACAGCCACATTATTCGCATTCAGGTTCGTTTCAATGAATCTGGCCTTTTAGAAGTTGAGGAGGCAGGCGTTTTTTACCGCTATGCTGTGAATGTTTCTTCGAGCACAAAAACTACCGGGGTACAGGCCGATTCTAATAGTTCCAACGAAAGCGGATATGTAGTTGAGATGAAACGAAAATCAGCTAGACTATCGGCAAGGGTTACCTTTACTAACCCAGAGCCACTATCTTATGAGCTTTTGAATAACTCAAGGGTTAAAATATTTCAGTtactggaaaaggaaagaaagaagcatGAGGCAGCAACTGCAAAGAATAATTTGGAAACATATCTTTTCTGGGCAAAGACGGAGGGCATTTTGGAGAATACAACAGCGTTAGAACCCTATACTCCAGAAGAAGTAAACTCATTGAAGAATGCATTAGCGGAAGCGCAGGAGTGGCTGGAGGATGGCGATGGAAGCAATGAATCATGTAGTAAAGAAGAATATGAAAATAAACTTGCCACTTTGAAGGAACTTGTTAAGAATAGCGGTAAAAACAAGAATACAACGAACACCACAAGTGGCAGCGACGATGCTGTCAAGGGAGACTTGTGA
- a CDS encoding MCAK-like kinesin, putative ((curated by B. Wickstead, Univ. of Oxford); similar to SP:Q39493: Diatom spindle kinesin 1. {Cylindrotheca fusiformis}) produces MPNIPLVAELGTKCAEFQRLLNTSEVPEVVKKKLRPSMDPKELFTSQDSRIFVRCRPIIPFDQEDMNSKSIIRKVDGYRDPVVMSPKISLAGQCTIEPHSVTLDGVFCGGDDTERVYMESCAPLVHLSVEGASTCVLCYGQTGSGKTHTTLGIVGLMSRDLAPYFASHNIFITVIEIQANKNIDLLTGSEVQVVEDISGELKIRGTDGFECSNDEMLLAVFQEAASQRMTKATGRNEVSSRSHMVTCIQIICKNSTWVKPGELFIVDLAGSENTADSATHDKERQMEAKFINTSLMTLKECIRARAMAATSTSHLHIPFRRSPLTLLLRDCFEIAVKRPTKTVVIACVSPLLRDSRHTINTLRYASLLAVTVPARIVADDPDDPNGFDREQALAFICRCSRGRITNPEYILPEGDGRTLVHIPEAEFIRRIMESHAKISEKGAKQIYTSVWQKIVDARTKGRKVMTSSKKAPIAPRCATQRR; encoded by the coding sequence ATGCCCAACATACCGTTAGTGGCTGAACTTGGTACCAAATGTGCCGAGTTTCAACGCTTGCTCAACACCTCCGAGGTGCCTGAGGTTGTCAAGAAGAAGCTCCGCCCGTCTATGGACCCTAAAGAACTTTTCACTTCTCAGGACTCTAGAATATTTGTCCGATGTCGTCCAATTATACCTTTCGACCAAGAAGACATGAATAGCAAAAGTATCATTCGTAAAGTGGACGGGTATCGCGATCCTGTTGTAATGTCCCCCAAAATTTCACTAGCTGGACAGTGCACAATCGAGCCACACAGCGTAACTCTCGACGGAGTTTTTTGCGGAGGGGATGACACCGAACGCGTATACATGGAGTCATGTGCACCTCTCGTTCACTTGTCGGTTGAGGGTGCCTCGACCTGTGTTTTGTGCTATGGACAAACAGGGAGTGGTAAGACGCATACGACGTTGGGTATTGTTGGCCTTATGTCAAGGGATCTGGCTCCTTACTTTGCTTCACATAACATTTTCATTACAGTTATTGAGatacaagcaaacaaaaatattgaTCTCCTGACCGGTTCAGAGGTTCAGGTAGTTGAGGATATATCTGGTGAGTTGAAGATCCGTGGAACAGATGGTTTTGAATGTTCTAATGATGAAATGTTATTAGCTGTGTTCCAAGAGGCGGCATCCCAGAGGATGACAAAGGCAACAGGGAGAAATGAAGTCTCTTCCCGCAGCCACATGGTTACCTGCATACAAATAATTTGTAAGAACAGCACGTGGGTTAAACCAGGGGAGTTATTTATTGTGGATCTTGCCGGAAGTGAGAACACAGCGGACAGCGCTACACATGATAAGGAAAGACAAATGGAAGCAAAGTTCATCAACACCTCACTTATGACGCTGAAAGAATGCATCCGGGCGCGAGCAATGGCAGCGACAAGCACCAGTCACCTGCATATACCATTTAGAAGATCGCCTTTAACACTATTACTGCGTGATTGTTTTGAAATTGCTGTGAAGAGACCAACGAAGACGGTAGTAATAGCATGTGTTTCTCCTCTGTTGAGAGATTCTAGACATACAATAAACACATTGAGGTACGCCTCCTTGCTTGCGGTAACCGTTCCAGCACGTATTGTTGCTGATGACCCCGACGATCCAAATGGGTTTGACAGGGAGCAAGCGTTGGCATTTATATGTCGGTGCTCGAGAGGTCGGATTACCAACCCAGAATATATTCTTCCTGAAGGAGATGGTCGTACCCTTGTTCATATTCCTGAGGCAGAGTTCATCCGTCGCATAATGGAATCTCATGCGAAAATAAGCGAGAAAGGCGCCAAACAGATCTATACGTCTGTGTGGCAAAAAATAGTGGATGCTCGAACAAAGGGGCGCAAAGTCATGACATCATCAAAGAAAGCCCCCATTGCCCCGCGGTGTGCTACGCAGAGGAGATGA